One part of the Streptomyces lydicus genome encodes these proteins:
- a CDS encoding fumarate reductase/succinate dehydrogenase flavoprotein subunit, with protein MEIPALADAEERSCDVLVIGGGTAGTMAALTAAERGASVLLLEKAHVRHSGALAMGMDGVNNAVVPGRAEPDDYVAEITRANDGIVDQSTVRQTATRGFAMVQRLESYGVKFEKDEHGAYAVRQVHRSGSYVLPMPEGKDVKKVLYRQLRRREMRERIRIENRVMPVRVLTGPDGRAVGAAGFHTRTGRFVTVRAGAVILATGACGRLGLPASGYLYGTYENPTNAGDGYAMAYHAGAELTGIECFQINPLIKDYNGPACAYVANPFGGYQVNRHGERFVESDYWSGQMMAEFAAEVASERGPVYLKLSHLPEESVAALETILHTTERPTRGTFHAGRGHDYRTHDVEMHISEIGLCGGHSASGVRVDEHARTTVPRLYAAGDLACVPHNYMIGAFVFGDLAGADAARFTAYEGELPEEQLRAAHELVYRPLRHPDGPPQPQVEYKLRRFVNDYVAPPKSGARLSLAVEHFERMRADLDGMGARTPHELMRCAEVGFIRDCAEMAARSSLARTESRWGLYHQRTDHPRTDDDTWLHHLDLRKSAAGRMEFTARPVAPYLVPVEEYAPVGGASRFLGEVRPEQVATAGRRDTPPVGSAASGDRAGAPATAPAEAPGAPSPRLLGLLALAEDQPDLTALRPYLDDADPAVRRAAVDALTESVPAGTGPALAAALADADPAVRAAAGASLRELVEVLAPEPALRDPLAAAVRGPDPVVRAAAVDVLRALRLGDPALFGEALADPVVEVRIQAVRALVSVDAADALRRAAQDPSREVRVAAAHGLGTAGGPDGPAALVHDADPLVRAAALGALATTGCPPPYDAQAVTALGDPAWQVRAGAARALAAADAGLAVPALRAALSDPHADVRKAGVLALRAHAGHEDAARALASVAADPDADVRAYARLPAKG; from the coding sequence ATGGAGATCCCCGCACTCGCCGATGCCGAGGAGCGCTCCTGCGACGTCCTCGTCATCGGTGGCGGCACCGCCGGCACCATGGCGGCGCTCACCGCAGCCGAACGCGGCGCGTCCGTCCTGCTGTTGGAGAAGGCGCACGTCCGCCACTCCGGTGCGCTGGCGATGGGCATGGACGGCGTCAACAACGCCGTCGTGCCCGGGCGGGCGGAGCCGGACGACTACGTCGCCGAGATCACCCGCGCCAACGACGGCATCGTCGACCAGTCCACCGTCCGCCAGACCGCGACCCGCGGCTTCGCGATGGTGCAGCGACTGGAGTCGTACGGCGTGAAGTTCGAGAAGGACGAGCACGGCGCGTACGCGGTGCGGCAGGTGCACCGGTCCGGCTCGTACGTGCTGCCGATGCCGGAGGGCAAGGACGTCAAGAAGGTCCTCTACCGGCAGCTGCGGCGCCGCGAGATGCGCGAGCGGATCCGGATCGAGAACCGGGTGATGCCGGTGCGGGTGCTGACCGGCCCGGACGGCCGGGCGGTCGGGGCGGCCGGCTTCCACACCCGCACCGGCCGCTTCGTCACCGTCCGGGCGGGGGCGGTGATCCTCGCCACCGGGGCGTGCGGCCGGCTCGGCCTGCCCGCCTCCGGCTACCTCTACGGCACCTACGAGAACCCCACCAACGCGGGCGACGGCTACGCCATGGCGTATCACGCGGGCGCCGAGCTGACCGGTATCGAGTGCTTCCAGATCAACCCGCTGATCAAGGACTACAACGGCCCGGCCTGCGCCTACGTCGCCAACCCCTTCGGCGGCTACCAGGTCAACCGGCACGGCGAGCGGTTCGTGGAGTCGGACTACTGGTCGGGGCAGATGATGGCTGAGTTCGCGGCCGAGGTCGCCTCCGAGCGCGGGCCGGTCTACCTGAAGCTCAGTCACCTGCCCGAGGAGTCCGTCGCCGCGCTGGAGACGATCCTGCACACCACCGAGCGCCCCACCCGCGGCACCTTCCACGCCGGGCGCGGTCACGACTACCGCACCCACGACGTGGAGATGCACATCTCCGAGATCGGGCTGTGCGGCGGCCACTCGGCGTCCGGCGTCCGGGTGGACGAGCACGCCCGGACGACCGTGCCGCGGCTGTACGCGGCCGGGGACCTGGCCTGCGTCCCGCACAACTACATGATCGGCGCGTTCGTCTTCGGTGACCTGGCGGGCGCGGACGCCGCCCGGTTCACCGCGTACGAGGGCGAGTTGCCGGAAGAGCAGCTGCGGGCGGCCCATGAGCTGGTCTACCGGCCGCTGCGCCACCCCGACGGCCCGCCCCAGCCGCAGGTCGAGTACAAACTGCGGCGCTTCGTCAACGACTACGTCGCCCCGCCCAAGAGCGGCGCCCGGCTGTCACTGGCCGTCGAGCACTTCGAGCGGATGCGCGCCGACCTCGACGGCATGGGTGCCCGCACCCCGCACGAGCTGATGCGCTGCGCCGAGGTCGGCTTCATCCGCGACTGCGCGGAGATGGCCGCCCGGTCGTCGCTGGCCCGGACCGAGTCCCGCTGGGGCCTGTACCACCAGCGCACCGACCATCCGCGGACCGACGACGACACCTGGCTGCACCATCTGGACCTGCGCAAGTCCGCCGCGGGGAGGATGGAGTTCACCGCCCGCCCGGTGGCGCCGTACCTGGTGCCGGTCGAGGAGTACGCCCCGGTGGGCGGCGCTTCCCGCTTCCTCGGTGAGGTGCGCCCCGAGCAGGTCGCGACGGCGGGGCGGCGGGACACCCCGCCGGTGGGCTCGGCGGCGTCCGGGGACCGGGCCGGAGCCCCGGCGACGGCCCCCGCCGAGGCGCCCGGCGCCCCCTCACCGCGCCTCCTCGGACTCCTCGCACTGGCCGAGGACCAGCCGGACCTCACGGCGCTGCGTCCGTACCTCGACGACGCCGACCCCGCCGTACGCCGCGCCGCCGTCGACGCGCTCACCGAGAGCGTGCCGGCCGGCACGGGCCCGGCGCTGGCCGCCGCGCTCGCCGACGCCGATCCCGCCGTGCGGGCGGCGGCCGGGGCCTCGCTGCGGGAACTGGTCGAGGTGCTCGCACCGGAGCCGGCGCTGCGCGACCCCCTGGCCGCCGCCGTGCGCGGGCCCGATCCCGTCGTCCGCGCCGCGGCCGTGGACGTCCTGCGGGCCCTCCGCCTCGGCGATCCGGCCCTGTTCGGCGAGGCGCTCGCCGACCCGGTGGTGGAGGTCCGCATCCAGGCCGTCCGCGCCCTGGTCTCCGTGGACGCCGCGGACGCGCTGCGGCGGGCCGCGCAGGATCCCTCGCGGGAGGTCCGGGTGGCCGCGGCCCACGGCCTGGGCACGGCCGGCGGCCCGGACGGACCGGCGGCGCTGGTGCACGACGCGGACCCCCTCGTGCGGGCCGCGGCCCTCGGCGCGCTGGCGACCACCGGCTGCCCGCCGCCGTACGACGCGCAAGCCGTCACGGCGCTGGGCGACCCGGCCTGGCAGGTCCGGGCCGGCGCCGCCAGGGCCCTGGCCGCCGCCGACGCCGGGCTCGCGGTCCCCGCGCTGCGCGCCGCCCTGTCCGACCCGCACGCCGACGTCCGCAAGGCGGGGGTGCTGGCGCTGCGCGCCCACGCGGGGCACGAGGACGCCGCCCGGGCGCTGGCGTCGGTCGCCGCCGACCCGGACGCCGACGTCCGCGCCTACGCCCGGCTCCCGGCAAAGGGGTGA
- a CDS encoding PP2C family protein-serine/threonine phosphatase, with the protein MTAGLVWNALSPQDYWGDPMLTAASVTAGALLTLRHTLVIGVVIVVGVFALTVKDGTAHDIVGHLELLNTVFAALMGLGVNRVIAYHGRHLDVVRMVAEAAQRAVLPEPPRRIGPLAVAARYQAAQSQARIGGDAYAVQRTPFGVRLLIADVRGKGMGAVSAVSVLLGAFREAAEEEAELPALAGRMERALLRESEQTSEEDRLEGFITALLCEVLPGGDGLRLLDCGHPAPYLCHGTEVRALETGEPGLPLGMGALGGARTGPAVTPFPPGATLLLVTDGVTEARDRAGTFFDPSARLAGHGPFAGPQEVIDVLVREVEEWTGGPRDDDMAVLAITRRSAP; encoded by the coding sequence GTGACCGCCGGGCTCGTCTGGAACGCGCTGTCGCCGCAGGACTATTGGGGCGATCCGATGCTGACCGCGGCGAGCGTGACGGCCGGTGCGCTGCTCACGCTGCGGCACACCCTCGTGATCGGCGTCGTCATCGTCGTCGGAGTCTTCGCGCTGACCGTCAAGGACGGCACCGCGCACGACATCGTGGGCCATCTGGAGCTCCTCAACACCGTGTTCGCCGCGCTCATGGGCCTCGGCGTCAACCGGGTGATCGCTTACCACGGACGGCATCTGGACGTCGTACGGATGGTCGCGGAGGCCGCGCAGCGCGCCGTGCTGCCCGAGCCGCCGCGGCGCATCGGCCCGCTGGCCGTCGCGGCCCGCTACCAGGCCGCGCAGAGCCAGGCCCGGATCGGCGGCGACGCCTATGCCGTGCAGCGGACGCCCTTCGGGGTGCGGCTGCTGATCGCGGACGTCCGCGGCAAGGGGATGGGCGCGGTGAGCGCGGTGTCGGTACTGCTGGGCGCCTTCCGCGAGGCGGCGGAGGAGGAGGCGGAGCTGCCGGCGCTGGCCGGGCGGATGGAGCGCGCGCTGCTGCGGGAGAGCGAGCAGACCTCCGAGGAGGACCGGCTGGAGGGTTTCATCACGGCTCTGCTCTGCGAGGTCCTCCCGGGGGGCGACGGGCTGCGGCTGCTGGACTGCGGCCACCCCGCGCCGTACCTCTGTCACGGCACCGAGGTCCGGGCACTGGAGACCGGAGAGCCGGGCCTGCCGCTGGGCATGGGCGCACTGGGCGGGGCCCGGACGGGCCCCGCCGTCACACCGTTCCCCCCGGGCGCCACCCTGCTGCTGGTCACCGACGGCGTGACCGAGGCCCGCGACCGCGCCGGGACGTTCTTCGACCCCTCGGCGCGGCTGGCGGGGCACGGGCCCTTCGCGGGTCCGCAGGAGGTCATCGACGTCCTGGTGCGCGAGGTCGAGGAGTGGACCGGCGGGCCGCGCGACGACGACATGGCGGTGCTCGCGATCACCCGCCGGTCGGCCCCCTGA
- the uvrA gene encoding excinuclease ABC subunit UvrA codes for MVALIHIKGARLHNLKNVTLDLPKNKLVVLTGLSGSGKSTLALDTLHREGQRQYLESLGMVTGFVSKPAVDAITGLSPSIGVDQHLTNRSPRSTVGTATEVFTYLRVLWARIGHRPCPGCGHLLPPSYRVGGEQIQDDDADAAGPALPCPRCATPVPELVMGDFSFNKPAGACPACTGLGVTVRADVHRLVDHDRGVADGAVLGWHPTVTERILPTLHAAARHYGFTFDDRLPVRDLPDAPRALLLHGVDSPQFRRHFPDTAPPATVARGRFEGVVTATLRRYAQRIDDTAYREKAERSLLQETCPDCRGTRLRPESRCVTVAGLTLVDAARLPLDALAGWLDALRGRVTAEEWLLTEPVVADLHERVRRLVDVGVGYLTAEQPTPSLSAGEAQRLRLAALLGSGLTGVLYVLDEPTIGLHPADSARLIEVLCRLRDLGNTVLVIEHDLDVLRAADHVVDVGPGAGRDGGRIVAQGTPAEVAANPESVTGAYLAGRLAVPVPETPRPGDGRALVIRGARAHHLKDLTVRLPLGQLVAVTGPSGSGKSSLLLDILGRAARRHFHGAGEPPAEHDGIDGWEHLDKVVTIDQQPISRLPRSNAATYSDAFTPIREAFARTAAARERGLTPGHFSANVPGGRCERCEGAGVLAVPMHFLPAVEVRCPACRGSRFRPEVCEVRHGGHDIAQVLDATVDEALAVFADLPAVANRLQRLADVGLGYLQLGQPATTLSGGEAQRVKLARELGRRTTGRTLYLLDEPTTGLHAADTARLLGVLQRLVDAGHTVVTIEHNLDVIRAADWVVDLGPAGGAAGGTVVAEGTPKEIAGAAGSRTGAFLQWATPRPHTAVARGISR; via the coding sequence ATGGTTGCTTTGATCCACATCAAGGGCGCACGCCTGCACAACCTCAAGAACGTCACCCTCGACCTCCCCAAGAACAAGCTCGTCGTGCTCACCGGCCTCTCCGGCTCGGGCAAGTCGACGCTCGCCCTCGACACCCTGCACAGGGAGGGCCAGCGGCAGTACCTCGAATCGCTCGGCATGGTCACCGGCTTCGTGAGCAAGCCCGCCGTCGACGCGATCACCGGCCTCTCGCCGTCGATCGGCGTGGACCAGCACCTGACCAACCGCAGCCCCCGCTCGACCGTCGGCACGGCCACCGAGGTTTTCACCTACCTCCGGGTGCTGTGGGCGCGGATCGGGCACCGGCCGTGTCCCGGCTGTGGCCACCTCCTGCCGCCCTCGTACCGCGTCGGCGGGGAACAGATCCAGGACGACGACGCCGACGCCGCCGGCCCCGCCCTGCCCTGTCCGCGCTGCGCCACGCCCGTGCCCGAGCTGGTGATGGGTGACTTCTCCTTCAACAAACCCGCCGGTGCCTGCCCGGCCTGCACCGGCCTCGGCGTCACCGTCCGGGCCGACGTGCACCGGCTGGTCGACCACGACCGGGGCGTCGCCGACGGCGCCGTCCTCGGCTGGCACCCCACCGTCACCGAACGCATCCTGCCCACCCTGCACGCCGCCGCACGGCACTACGGCTTCACCTTCGACGACCGGCTGCCGGTCCGCGACCTCCCCGACGCCCCGCGCGCTCTGCTGCTGCACGGCGTCGACAGCCCGCAGTTCCGCCGCCACTTCCCCGACACCGCACCACCCGCCACGGTCGCCCGAGGGCGCTTCGAGGGCGTGGTCACGGCCACCCTGCGGCGCTACGCCCAGCGCATCGACGACACCGCCTACCGCGAGAAGGCCGAACGGTCGCTGCTCCAGGAGACCTGCCCGGACTGCCGGGGGACCCGGCTGCGCCCCGAGAGCCGGTGCGTCACCGTCGCCGGACTGACCCTGGTCGACGCCGCACGGCTGCCGCTCGACGCGCTCGCCGGCTGGCTCGACGCGCTCCGCGGGCGGGTCACCGCCGAGGAGTGGCTGCTCACCGAGCCCGTCGTCGCCGATCTGCACGAGCGGGTGCGCCGCCTGGTGGACGTCGGGGTCGGGTACCTGACCGCGGAACAGCCCACGCCGAGCCTCTCGGCCGGTGAGGCCCAGCGGCTGCGGCTCGCCGCGCTGCTCGGCTCCGGGCTGACCGGAGTCCTCTACGTCCTCGACGAACCCACCATCGGCCTGCACCCCGCCGACTCCGCCCGGCTGATCGAAGTGCTGTGCCGACTACGGGACTTGGGCAACACCGTGCTCGTCATCGAGCACGACCTCGACGTGCTGCGCGCGGCCGACCACGTCGTGGACGTCGGCCCGGGCGCGGGCCGCGACGGCGGCCGCATCGTGGCCCAGGGCACCCCCGCCGAGGTGGCCGCGAACCCGGAGTCGGTCACCGGCGCCTACCTCGCCGGCCGGCTGGCGGTGCCCGTCCCCGAGACGCCCCGGCCCGGCGACGGCCGGGCGCTGGTCATCCGCGGGGCGCGGGCGCACCACCTCAAGGACCTCACCGTACGGCTGCCGCTCGGCCAACTCGTCGCGGTGACCGGCCCCTCGGGCTCCGGAAAGTCGTCACTGCTGCTCGACATCCTCGGCCGCGCGGCCCGCCGGCACTTCCACGGCGCGGGTGAACCGCCCGCGGAGCACGACGGGATCGACGGCTGGGAACACCTGGACAAGGTCGTGACGATCGACCAGCAGCCGATCAGCCGGCTGCCCCGCTCGAACGCGGCGACCTACTCGGACGCCTTCACCCCGATCCGCGAGGCGTTCGCCCGCACCGCCGCCGCACGCGAACGCGGCCTGACCCCGGGCCACTTCTCCGCGAACGTCCCCGGCGGCCGCTGCGAGCGCTGCGAGGGCGCGGGCGTACTGGCCGTACCGATGCACTTCCTGCCCGCCGTCGAGGTCCGCTGCCCCGCCTGCCGGGGCAGCCGCTTCCGCCCCGAGGTGTGCGAGGTGCGCCACGGCGGGCACGACATCGCCCAGGTGCTGGACGCGACCGTCGACGAGGCGCTGGCCGTCTTCGCGGACCTGCCCGCGGTCGCGAACCGGCTGCAGCGGCTGGCCGACGTGGGCCTGGGGTATCTGCAACTGGGCCAGCCCGCCACCACGCTGTCCGGTGGCGAGGCCCAACGCGTCAAGCTCGCCAGGGAACTCGGCCGCCGGACCACCGGCCGCACCCTCTACCTCCTCGACGAGCCCACCACCGGACTGCACGCCGCCGACACCGCCCGCCTGCTCGGCGTGCTGCAGCGGCTGGTCGACGCCGGGCACACCGTCGTCACCATCGAGCACAACCTCGACGTCATCCGTGCCGCCGACTGGGTCGTCGACCTCGGCCCCGCCGGCGGCGCGGCAGGCGGAACGGTGGTGGCCGAGGGCACGCCCAAGGAGATCGCGGGGGCGGCCGGCTCACGGACCGGGGCGTTCCTGCAGTGGGCAACGCCCCGACCGCACACGGCCGTTGCCCGTGGGATCAGTCGATGA
- a CDS encoding GlxA family transcriptional regulator, protein MNRHRVVALVNPPQSPFELACASEVFGTVRPGLAMPYAFRVCAARPGPLATTVGYSMLVDAGLDALEEADTVIVPGWQPPGAPVPAEVLAALRAAHRRAVRIVAICTGAFVLAQAGLLDGRRATTHWRRTGELAAAFPEVQVAADVLYVDHGDVATSAGSGAGIDLCLHLVRSDHGAAYATAVARSMVLPPHREGSQLQYAAPPAPPARVDESLAPLLEWAATRLDRPLTLGRLAERAGVSSRTLARRFGEQLGTSPGQWLLGQRLDAARALLELTDLPVDAVATRVGLSSAVNLRRHFRAVLGTTPGAYRRTFGTGRTDRTNSAF, encoded by the coding sequence ATGAACCGCCACCGTGTGGTCGCCCTGGTCAATCCGCCGCAGTCGCCCTTCGAACTCGCCTGTGCCTCGGAGGTCTTCGGTACCGTTCGGCCCGGCCTCGCGATGCCCTACGCGTTCCGCGTCTGTGCCGCGCGCCCGGGGCCGCTGGCCACCACCGTCGGCTACTCGATGCTCGTCGACGCCGGGCTGGACGCCCTGGAGGAGGCCGACACCGTGATCGTGCCGGGCTGGCAGCCGCCCGGCGCGCCCGTGCCGGCGGAGGTTCTGGCGGCGCTGCGCGCGGCGCACCGGCGGGCGGTCCGGATCGTGGCCATCTGCACCGGCGCCTTCGTCCTCGCCCAGGCCGGGCTGCTCGACGGCCGCCGCGCCACCACGCACTGGCGGCGCACCGGCGAACTGGCCGCCGCCTTCCCGGAGGTGCAGGTGGCGGCGGACGTGCTGTACGTGGACCACGGCGACGTGGCCACCAGCGCCGGTTCGGGTGCCGGGATCGATCTGTGTCTGCACCTGGTGCGGAGCGACCACGGGGCGGCGTACGCCACCGCCGTCGCCCGCAGCATGGTGCTGCCGCCGCACCGGGAGGGCAGCCAGCTCCAGTACGCCGCCCCGCCCGCGCCGCCCGCGCGGGTGGACGAGTCGCTGGCGCCGCTGCTGGAGTGGGCCGCCACCCGGCTCGACCGCCCGCTGACCCTCGGGCGGCTCGCCGAGCGCGCCGGGGTGTCCAGCCGCACCCTGGCCCGGCGGTTCGGCGAGCAGCTCGGCACCAGCCCTGGGCAGTGGCTGCTCGGGCAGCGGCTCGACGCCGCGCGGGCACTGCTCGAACTGACCGATCTGCCGGTGGACGCCGTCGCCACCCGGGTCGGGCTGTCCTCCGCGGTCAATCTGCGCCGCCACTTCCGTGCCGTCCTCGGCACCACGCCGGGCGCCTACCGCCGGACCTTCGGTACGGGGCGAACAGACCGGACGAACTCCGCCTTTTAG